The Amblyomma americanum isolate KBUSLIRL-KWMA chromosome 3, ASM5285725v1, whole genome shotgun sequence genome window below encodes:
- the LOC144124979 gene encoding uncharacterized protein LOC144124979 — MENQTPNRKKSRVYQCKWCDKVHATKHGLWRHGIDVHNADKIPGAYKCDQCNNVSYKQREKLLKHLIFVHGFQHEYEERRFRSMQDFMRWKESEEQREKVSFVANSGSKPYYNKRRGQCFVCHRSGMYVPRGTGKRRLKSQGSCKINAHCMATMTTIEDLETGVVKVVYQKRHYGHDIDLGHLRLNRVEKQAIATQLAQGTSPDTVLENVKKSRGRELQKIHLVTRRDLHNIAKSDLGTSLVRLREEGPSAATLKVMKQEPPSESSSSFDNDGPDIDQPTQSISAGTKGFINGLPCATFQGSSQLSMVPIIVNQQGAVPLVFSPMVPAGAQNGSIIVFSNPATTVQNRGNPTISFVQGSIVGHKGSSASHMPPKSTDLENPETDEQLDAIARLASGDHSQTVSQAKKGALEAICELQAKIRAFSGSDEKLHHVEGEIRSVTHFLEFGILDKSVVDYGAVEEVSLDDSGAEEQHLEANPEQQSPPLREKKSKAHQDHVYSKKSE; from the exons ATGGAAAACCAAACACCTAATAGAAAGAAATCTCGGGTGTACCAGTGTAAATGGTGTGACAAGGTGCACGCGACGAAGCACGGCCTATGGCGTCACGGCATAGACGTTCACAATGCAGATAAGATTCCGGGTGCGTACAAATGTGATCAGTGCAACAATGTTTCATATAAACAACGCGAGAAGCTCCTCAAGCATCTTATCTTTGTTCACGGCTTTCAACACGAATACGAAGAACGGCGATTTCGTTCTATGCAAG ACTTCATGCGCTGGAAGGAGAGTGAAGAACAACGAGAGAAAGTGTCTTTCGTTGCAAATTCTGGCTCAAAGCCATATTACAATAAGCGCAGGGGGCAGTGTTTTGTGTGCCATCGTTCTGGCATGTATGTTCCCAGGGGTACGGGCAAGAGGCGGCTCAAGTCTCAAGGTAGCTGCAAAATTAATGCACACTGCATGGCAACAATGACTACCATAGAGGACTTGGAAACTGGTGTTGTGAAAGTGGTTTATCAAAAACGACACTATGGACATGATATAGACCTGGGTCACTTGCGGTTAAACAGGGTAGAAAAGCAAGCCATTGCCACACAACTTGCTCAGGGCACCTCCCCTGACACTGTTCTGGAAAATGTGAAGAAGTCCCGTGGAAGAGAGCTCCAAAAGATTCATTTGGTCACCCGAAGAGACCTGCACAATATTGCTAAAAGTGATCTTGGAACATCGTTGGTCCGACTAAGGGAAGAAGGGCCAAGTGCAGCTACCCTGAAAGTAATGAAGCAAGAACCGCCATCAGAGTCGTCCAGCAGTTTCGACAATGATGGGCCAGATATAGACCAGCCCACTCAATCCATTTCTGCAGGTACCAAAGGCTTCATCAATGGCCTTCCCTGTGCAACCTTTCAGGGCAGCAGCCAGCTGTCCATGGTACCAATTATTGTCAACCAGCAGGGAGCTGTGCCATTGGTCTTCAGTCCTATGGTTCCTGCTGGTGCCCAGAATGGAAGCATCATTGTTTTTAGCAACCCTGCGACTACAGTGCAGAATCGAGGCAACCCAACTATCTCCTTTGTTCAAGGTAGCATTGTTGGACATAAAGGTAGTAGTGCCAGTCACATGCCACCTAAATCCACTGACCTGGAGAACCCTGAGACAGACGAGCAACTGGATGCTATTGCTCGCTTGGCAAGTGGTGACCATTCGCAGACTGTGAGCCAAGCAAAGAAGGGTGCCTTGGAAGCCATCTGCGAGCTGCAGGCCAAGATCCGTGCCTTTTCAGGGAGtgacgagaagctgcaccatgtGGAGGGAGAGATACGGAGTGTTACCCATTTTCTCGAGTTTGGCATACTTGATAAGAGTGTTGTGGACTATGGAGCAGTGGAGGAAGTGAGTTTGGATGACAGTGGGGCAGAGGAGCAGCACCTGGAGGCCAATCCTGAGCAGCAGTCACCTCCTCTCAGAGAGAAGAAAAGCAAGGCACATCAAGACCATGTGTACTCGAAGAAAAGTGAATGA